One genomic window of Diospyros lotus cultivar Yz01 chromosome 8, ASM1463336v1, whole genome shotgun sequence includes the following:
- the LOC127807927 gene encoding protein ELC-like: MVPPPPAVHGGGSSPNTQYIQQFLSSVLSQRGPSALPYTEDVKWLIRQHLMSLTDAYPSLQPKTATYTHNDGRTVNLLQADGTIPMLFQGVTYNIPIVIWLMESYPRHPPLVYVNPTRDMIIKRPHSFVNPSGLVSTPYLQNWVYPSSNLMDLARDLSHFFGRDPPLYSQRRPQNPNPNPNPSSHNFATPPASLGSSAGIARPAIPPRSYPPQSPYGGVTSLPTPPQPHRLAGTEDPNEVFKRNAINKLVESLHGDVGALRKTREAEMEGLFNAQAVLRQRQEQLTKGLGEMQDEKEALEQQLQMVLMNSDILEGWLRENEGKMVNMRNVDDIDAAFEPCDALSKQIIESTASDLAIEDVVYSLDKAVQEGAMPFDQYLRSIRLLSREQFFHRAMATKVRATQMQSQINSMAARASQFAV; the protein is encoded by the coding sequence ATGGTTCCGCCGCCGCCGGCCGTTCACGGAGGAGGATCATCGCCGAACACGCAGTACATCCAGCAATTTCTCAGCAGCGTCCTGTCGCAACGGGGCCCCTCGGCTCTGCCCTACACGGAGGATGTCAAGTGGCTGATCCGCCAGCATCTCATGTCGCTCACCGACGCCTATCCCAGCCTGCAGCCAAAGACCGCCACCTACACGCACAACGACGGCCGCACAGTCAACCTCCTCCAGGCGGACGGCACTATCCCGATGCTCTTCCAGGGCGTCACCTACAACATCCCCATCGTGATCTGGCTAATGGAGTCCTATCCCCGCCATCCGCCTCTTGTCTATGTCAATCCGACTCGCGACATGATCATCAAGCGTCCTCACTCCTTCGTCAACCCTTCCGGCCTGGTTTCCACGCCTTATCTCCAGAATTGGGTATACCCTAGCTCGAATTTGATGGATTTGGCCCGAGATTTGAGCCACTTCTTCGGCCGTGATCCGCCGCTGTATTCTCAGCGGAGGCCTCAGAATCcgaaccctaaccctaaccctagtaGTCATAATTTCGCCACCCCTCCCGCTTCCTTGGGATCGTCCGCTGGAATAGCTCGGCCGGCGATACCGCCGAGATCATATCCTCCACAGTCTCCCTACGGAGGCGTGACTTCGCTGCCTACTCCTCCGCAGCCGCATAGGCTGGCCGGCACGGAGGACCCGAATGAGGTTTTTAAAAGAAACGCGATCAATAAGCTTGTGGAAAGTTTGCACGGTGATGTTGGGGCATTGAGGAAGACAAGGGAGGCGGAGATGGAGGGGTTGTTTAATGCGCAGGCAGTGTTGAGGCAGAGACAGGAACAGCTTACCAAAGGGTTGGGGGAGATGCAGGATGAGAAGGAAGCTTTGGAGCAGCAGTTGCAGATGGTTTTGATGAACAGTGATATTTTGGAGGGTTGGTTGAGGGAGAATGAAGGGAAGATGGTCAATATGAGGAATGTAGATGACATAGATGCTGCATTTGAGCCTTGTGATGCTCTTTCGAAGCAGATTATTGAGAGTACTGCCTCTGATTTGGCAATAGAGGATGTTGTTTATTCTTTGGATAAGGCAGTGCAAGAAGGGGCTATGCCATTTGATCAATACTTGAGAAGCATAAGGCTGTTGTCCCGTGAGCAGTTTTTCCATCGGGCCATGGCCACCAAAGTCAGGGCCACGCAGATGCAGTCTCAGATTAATAGTATGGCTGCTAGGGCATCTCAATTTGCAGTTTGA